From Anastrepha obliqua isolate idAnaObli1 chromosome 3, idAnaObli1_1.0, whole genome shotgun sequence:
TCCCATCAACAAGTATCAAAACCAGTATCTTCAACAGCATATGTTTCAGGAGTTGTAACTCCAGCAGTTACACCAGCAATTGCTCACTACCCAGTGGCTGCAGCCGTGGAATCTGGTTATAGTAGTGAAAAGTATAGTACGAATGGAGCTATATCTCACCAATTTGTTTCCAAACCAACACAATCAGTGAGTTTCGTTAGTCCAAGCGTATCTAAAGTGGCTGCCATAACAACACCACTTGTAGCACCAGCAGTTGCTCAGTACTCTTCCGGTCTTACCTTGAATAAAGAGGTAGGTTATGCTGTTCCCTCTCTTTCATCTCTCTCTACAGGATCTCCGTCTCTTAAGTATGCAAGTGGTGGAGCAGTTTCTCATCAGTATGTCTCGAAACCTTTGCAGACTGTGGGCTATGCAACTACACCGGTAGCTAAGGTACCTGCCATTGCTATTCCAGCCGTATCTACAGTAACAGCTGCCGCTGCTCCCACAGTTACGCAATATTCTACAGGTCTTGGAGTTTCTCAACATGGCAGTTATACTGCTCCCTCAGTTACACAGTATTCTTCAGGCCACGGAATTTCCAGTAGCGGCGTTTCTCTTCAACATATTTCAAAGCCTATACAACCACTTGTCCAAACATATACAGCTCCTGTGATAACTAAGGTCGCAGCTGCGGCTCCAATAATAACGTCCGGCATAACACAATATTCTTCAGGTTCTGGCTTATCGTCTATCCACTCAGGCTCTCAATCTGTCAAATATTCAGGCGGTGGCGCAGTTTCTCATCAGTATGTTTCGAAACCCTTGCAGGCAGTAAGCTATGCCCCTGCACCGGTAGCTAAAGTACCAGTAGCCAGCATTCCAGTAGTTAGCAAAGTTGCAACTTACGCTGTACCGTCAATTACACAATTTTCTTCTGGACTCGGAATTTCACAACATGGCCACTACGCCGCTTCAGGTCAAGGAATTTCTGCTGGCGCAGTTTCTCATCAAGAGATTTCCAAACCTATACAAACATTAACTTATTCAGCTCCCACGATATCCAAAGTTTCAGCAATTTCACCAGTTATAAAACCATCTGTAACAGCTATCCAGTTGGAAACACAATCCGCCAAATATACAAGCAGCGGAGCAGTCTCGCATCAATATGTTTCGAAACCCGTACAGACTTCAAGTTATGCCGCAGTGCCCTTAACTAAAGTTGCTCCCGTCACTTCGCCTACGCTTTCACAATATAATTCTGGTCTCGGAGTATCTAAAATTGTCAACTATGCTGCACCAGCTGTATCGTCTATCACTAGCAGCAACTATGCGTCATACGGCTCCTCGGGAGGAATTTCACATCAGCCTTTGACATATTCGGCCCCTGCAATAACTAAAGTCGCTGCCGCGTTACCTGTAATAAAGCCTGTAGTAACACAATACACTTCAGGCTCTGGGTTATCGTCTATTCATTCGGGATCTCAATCTGTCAAGTATGAAGGTGGCGGCGCAATTTCACATCAATACGTTTCGAAACCTATACAACCTTTGACATATTCAACTCCAGTGATTAGCAAATCTATACAGACAGTGAGCTATGAAGCTGCACCAGTTGCGAAGATACCAACCGTTGCAGTCCCTGCTATTGCTAAAGTGGGAACTTATGCCGCGCCTGCGATTACCCAGTATTCTTCTGGCCTCGGAGTTTCCCAACATGGTGGTGCAGTTTCACATCAATACGTTTCGAAACCTATACAACCTTTGACATATTCAACTCCAGCGATTGGCAAATCTATACAAACAGTGAGCTATGAAGCTGCACCAGTTGCGAAGATACCAACCGTTGCGGTCCCTGCTATTGCTAAAGTGGGAACTTACGCCGCACCTGCGATTACCCAGTATTCTTCTGGCCTCGGAGTTTCCCAACATGGTGGTGCAGTTTCACATCAATACGTTTCGAAACCTATACAACCTTTGACATATTCAACTCCAGCGATTGGCAAATCTATACAAACAGTGAGCTATGAAGCTGCACCAGTTGCGAAGATACCAACCGTTGCAGTCCCTGCTATTGCTAAAGTGGGAACTTACGCCGCACCTGCGATTACCCAGTATTCTTCTGGCCTCGGAGTTTCCCAACATGGTGGTGCAGTTTCACATCAATACGTTTCGAAACCTATACAACCTTTGACATATTCAACTCCAGCGATTGGCAAATCTATACAAACAGTGAGCTATGAAGCTGCACCAGTTGCGAAGATACCAACCGTTGCAGTCCCTGCTATTGCTAAAGTGGGAACTTATGCCGCGCCTGCGATTACCCAGTATTCTTCTGGCCTCGGAGTTTCCCAACATGGTGGTGCAGTTTCACATCAATACGTTTCCAAACCCATACAACCTTTGACGTATTCAACTCCAGCAGTTGGCAAGATCGCTGCTGTATCCCCAGTTTTAACACCAGTTGTAACTCAATACCCTTCGGGCTCTTCATCTATCCATGCGGGAGCTCAGTCCGTGAAATACGGAAGTAGTGGAGCGATTTCTCATCAGTATGTTTCGAAGCCTTTACAAACCGTTAGCTATGCAGCGTCACCGCTGGTAAAAACCCCTGCCGTTGCTATCCCGGCAGTTACAAGAGTAGAAGCATATCCCGCACCCACTGTGACAAAATATTCCTCTGGCCTTGGAATTTCACAACATAGCAGTTATGCTACTGCTCCAGCCGTTTCAGCCATAGGTACAGGTGGCGCAATATCCCACCAGTATATTTCTAAGCCCTTACAACCAGTTACATACTCGGCGCCTGCTATAACCAAAGTCGCTGCACCAGTCGTAGCGCCAATTGTAACGTCTGGTCTCACCCAATACTCTTCAGGCTCTGACTTAACTGCCACACATTTAGGATCTCAATCAGTAAAATATGCAAGTAGTGGTGCAGTTTCCCATCAATACGTTTCCAAACCTTTGCAAACCGTAAGCTATGCGACGGCACCAGCCGTTTCAGCTTTAAATTATGCCAACCCGTCGATTAAGTCGGTTAATTTGGGAGCGCAGTCTGTAAAATATGCCGGTGGCGGTGCTATATCCCATCAGCTCGTTTCGAAGCCGTCGCAACCACTGCTATTTGCAACTCAAGCAGCCACATTGACAACTTCTGCTAAAGATTACCTTGCGCCGACACTTGATATAACAAAATCGTCGTCCTATCCACTACCAGGCGTAATATCCATACATTCCAGCACTGGGTCAGCAAAATACGGTTCCAGTGGATCTGTTTCTCATCAATACATCTCCAAGCAGCCCGCCATTGCAGTAAGCAAAATAAATCCttactcagtgccagccatcACGCCCGTTATATCTACTCCTGCGTTAGCAAAAGTAGCAACATATGCCTCGCCAGCCTTATCAGCAATCCATTCAAGTACAGGTTTAGCTAAGCTGTCAAGCAGTGGTGCTATATCTCAACAATACTCCGGTATATCTACTAAAGCAGGTATCGGTGGATATGCAGTTCAGAGTTCACTTAGCAGTTTAGGTTTGGGTAAAGATCTAACCAATGCAGCGCTCCTACACCAACAGAAAATTCCTATTGTAGCAAACTTGGCGCAACCCGTTTATGGCAAATCTGGCTTGAGTTATTCCGCTTCAACACCGTTAACATCAAGTAATATATGAATTgctaattttaacaaatatacttatttaaattaataagccGGTGACCGTGACCTAGATTTGCTTACACATACCTTACACCACCACTCCTTGTCCTGCATTGCCTTAGAGACAAATTAACCTTAGACAAACCCATGACTAATCATAACTTTAGGAATATAGTCCTCCCCCTCCccaattgaaataattattttaaaatataatataatgatttAATTTGGGCACCTAAGCAATGAGCTATGaatgaacaaacaaaacaacacCTATGGTAAActgttcttcaaaaaaaaaaatagtgaaggTATGACGAGTCATACCGAGGGTCCCTGGAGGTCAAAGGTGAAATGagttaaatatgcaaatatgaaCAGATACGTTTATGGAATTTTCGACTACTTTTACTATTCCATAAAAAGAAATTAGTCAAACTGTTATACACTGCATGGCATATATAATGCATACTCGTAAAATGTATCTGTTTTTAtcgacatttaaaattttttttaaaccataTAGAAGTATGATATTTCAAACTTTCATTGGCTTGGAAATCGCCTTAACCTTAATGGTAATGTTGGATGGCGTATTTTGGATGCCACAACCAAATTACGGTAGCCGCTCCCTAGCTATGGTATGGTCATCAAGATCTTACTGAAATTCTATCGGGTTTTGAAACTAGGGGCATCAGATTTATATTAGGCAACTTTTAGATCCTTTTCGTGTTCCGCTAACAACTGATACCTGCATTTCGGATCGAACTCCAACAATTTTTACAAGAAGAAACATTTCGAAACATCGCGTTGAAATTTCTAGAAGCGTGCTTAATAtatcggtcagtccataagttcgtgcgttttttaaaggtggttttaagattaataaaaaagatgtttaaagtatttattaatcaataatatattttccttcattatttacattgtTTTCTTAACGGAAAATtcttaattccctgctcaaaaacttatttgtccttggagccaaaatacgcttcgatatccctttttatagcttcttttgaggagtagttcttgttactcatatgggattgaagtccacggaaaaggtgataatcacaaggtgcaatatccgtagagtatggtggatgcggcattagcacCCATCCGAgatcgttcagcttgcctaatgtttgccttgcggtatgaggtcttgcgttgtcgtggtgaaacaaaactttgcgtctattcactaaagacggtcgattgaggtttgatagctgatgggaataataaacagcagttatcgtctggtttggtttcagaagttcgtaataaacaataccggccatatcccaccaaatagacaggagaatcttcttggggtgaacgCCATCTCtaagggtcggttctggtgcTTCATCTTTAGCCattaaccattggcgtttgcgaacagggttattgtaaaggacccatttttcatcaccagtaacgatacggttcaaaaaactttcaagctgttgcagcagctgagaacacacattcactctctgctgaaggttggcgacggaaagcctatgcggaacccattttcccagctttgaaacctttcccgactgaaccaggtgcctgtgaactgttccatgcgatgaattttgAAAACTACTTTTGCGCACTCCTTACACTCAGGGTAtactctccgtgaacagtgtttatttctgcagcagcagttgttgcatttttaccagaggcaatacaaaatatgcctcttatacgcgttcgaagattccattttattttttaccaacACGCGCTTCTATCCACGATTAAatgacttgttgaatgcacaatatatcaaagaaaatataaatagttccgttatattccgcgaataattttttgtatgcaaaaatcgcacaaaagtgaagttatgggtaaaatacgcacgaacttgtgGTCTGACCTGTATTTACATGTTTTGTTAGAAGTTTGGCCGAACGTTTCTCtttcttttctatcatttggtatttggATTTCATATCCGGACCCGGAGTCACTATGATTCTATGAGTTTTCACATATGTTTCTTGGGGGCTAGTTACTTAAGCTCTTGGCTCTCACTTTCCGGCTTTCTTTCCTGATAAGAGACCTACACAGCTCGCAGGCCTCGTATGGTTTTCCTGCGAtccaattgttttttaaatgtactGAAGACTGGAAATGCAACCCGATTGCTCTCAAACTTGGAGTccattttcaaatttacttcaGTTGGTATTTCAGCAGGCTGTTTTGCGCCATACAGTACACATGCCCCCCGTTTTTCTGTAATCTCTAAGCCGGTTAGATCTCCTAGACTGCACTCGGTTAGTAGACGAAGGACCTACCTACATGCTTTTATTGCAACAGGAATTAATTACGTTGAAAATCTAAAGCTCACTTCCTGGACAAAGACGCTCAAAAAATGTCCCCTGGCATAAAAAAAcggttttctttaacatcaaaatgaGAGGTAAAAAAATCtatcaaattattataaatataatgtgCTATTTTAGAACTAACAATTTAGTAAATATCGCAAAGCCTTAAAATCCTATATTTGCGAATTTTAAAATCCTTACATTGTGTGTGCGGTATTAGAGGAAATTCCTTTTTCAAATAGCGTAAATATGGATTGTATTCATTTTATAGCTGGGTATTCAACAATACCTTCGGCGCACGGCGGTCCATATTATGGAGCAATAGCATTGGGACACACCGGGTTGTCACCGATCTTGAAACTTGGTGAAACTGGGCCATCATCTCTGCACGGAGTCGGCGGCAGTTTAAGTTTATCGCCATTAAAATACAGTACAGTCCAAGGGAGTTTGCCTATTTTAAAGGACCAGAGGGAACTACTTAGTGGCTATGCGCACGGAGTTGGAGGTATTGGTCCGCTTGGCGCTGGACTCTATCGATATGCACCATCAATCTCACCTTTACTAGCGCATAGTACTAGCCCCGCAACTTATCTGAAGACACAACCTGCACTCAAAATACAACCAGCTGTTATCAAAACGATTCCAGAAAAACACTATGAACATTATGTGCGTATTTTATCAATACTTCTAAATTTCtcctataaaatattttgatttttgcttttaattatttcagagtGACCATGCTAGATATGCCTTCGAGTATGGCGTAAATGACCCATATACAGGAGATATAAAGCATCAAAAGGAAGAACGGGATGGAGATGTTGTAAAAGGCGAATACTCTCTGGTGGAGCCCGATGGTAATGTTCGCACCGTTAAATACTATGCCGATTGGGAGACAGGATTCCATGCTGAAGTCATTAATAGTCGAGATTCCGGCAAATTAGTCACAAAACGGAGTTCAATAAAATCGTGAATATTGTTAAGattatgaaagaaattttagttaaatacaCTCATCATCATTTTGTATCATCTCTTACGTATTTGTagttagtttaaaaaatgtcatCAATGTACAGAGAAATGTACATTTGTGAAAAACCATTACAGCGCAATGTTATTCCAtacactcgtatgtatgtatgtaaatctaGACCTTcggataaatatgtatataatttcttCTTGTTTTGTAGCGGCTCCgttaaagcatttttcaaaaaagtcgAGTCTAGATTGCAATAAGTATGTGTACAACAATATTTTCCCAAGCATGTCTTCTTCATGATTTTCCAGTtttcaagttttcaaccgataaaggccattgtaaataaaaaataaataaaatacgcgCATAAGTgtctaaactaaaatatttgttttgtattgctttCATCGAAATAGCCATTTCATTGCAAACaggcattttaaataattttgtttgaaaatatgtttatttgattaataagaatacaaaaaattccaGCAGTTCATAGCTTAAGTTGTGTTTCCATGAAGTACCCTCTGGGCAGCAACGGAACACCCGCTTATGATGCCGTTTATATGAGAAAGTAAGCTCCAAACAAATTTGACTTAAGGATTGACCAAGGTTCATCCTTCAGGAAGTGAAGCTGCAAGCGAGTAAACGACtactataaaattatttatattatatgtacatatatacatagacaTGTGTATACAATTAGCTCGTATGTACattctttattgggtgtttagTCGAGCACCTCCTTCCAGTATGccttccacaaatgaagggacctacagttctaaACCGACTCCAGAAAGCAAATACACCATACCGAAAACTTTTCAGCCCAATTAACATTAGCCCTGTGTAACGCGTTATGTACTCATACAAATGATTCTCGTTTAACTTTTCTCTTTAAAGGAAGGAAATATGTGCGTTTTGAAATCAAACGAAGaacattttaagtaaaaagCTTATGCATATGTAACTAAGAAcagttaatttcaaataaattacataATTCCAAGacgaattttatttcttgttttatttttaaaatagaatGTTCAAAGATTTCACCAtttgaaatttacattattttcctttttttaagagCATATCTTCTGGTTCGtctcttttaattaaattttcactatttaataattcttcgtattctattttatgttttttttctgcatttttactAATGGTGCAAGGCAgtgctgaatttttattttaaattcagtAGATCGTACCGCATAAGAATCACAATTCCAAGATTTAgcggacgccgtagccgaataggttggtgcgtgattaacatacggaattcggagagaacgtaggcttgaatctccgtgaaacagcaaaattgagaaaaagttgtttctaatagctgtcgcccctcggcaggcaatggcaaatctccgagtgtatttctgccatgaaaaagctcctcatgaaaaaccatttgccgttcggaattagcttaaaactgtaggttcctccaacgtcaagacgcacaccacaaataggaggagcagctcggccaaacactcaaaaagggtgtaagcgtcaattatatacatatacctatatattaaGATTTTCTATACGTAAATTTTCGTCTACTTCGTCAGTAATCTGCACTGAGCTTTCTTCAGCACTActctttataatataataataggtctatggataagttcgtgcggttttacaacagatggcgtaacttgattattattccatcgatccacatttccaaacattcattggagagctactgtcgtaaggcacaaacgtcagtataagttttttatttgaagcgtaaacaacaatatttttaccacacttgaaattgtcgaatttcgtgccaaataatgtgtttttgcggggaattctttaatatgaagaaaaaagcagccgaaagtcatcgtatcttggtggaagtttatggtgagcatgctctagctgagcgaacgtgccagaagtggtttgcacgctttaaaagtggtgattttggcttggaagacgaagaacgcgagggtgcgccgcc
This genomic window contains:
- the LOC129242068 gene encoding uncharacterized protein LOC129242068, which encodes MKIQLALLCFCSTVWASTKPIVIPDCVLAASAGYAYPPPNVQLSVTPARAKYKIPLSLGSQSDSGYLNVDTVKSSESYYESEVGVSRIGLGDKLLQISTNAAPKNGGITYADQPLKTSGLIQQDIELKNLLTPSISKRVLIPPKVEGISNAYLPPVATVESKVTKIGALTSPGLSKTYTTIPNLKFQSFTSPAASKSSEYESSEYSYYQSSPTISKASTYVTPFQTGQLNSYAPAISYNTPYTQKLTNPLISTSLTKLDGNLLTEKAFSSLGSYSYAPHISSTYLSSTPVSQYTPLSVGYSSGLKAGAYQSQYVTSGVDLSKYGAKSVISSGAYSHQQVSKPVSSTAYVSGVVTPAVTPAIAHYPVAAAVESGYSSEKYSTNGAISHQFVSKPTQSVSFVSPSVSKVAAITTPLVAPAVAQYSSGLTLNKEVGYAVPSLSSLSTGSPSLKYASGGAVSHQYVSKPLQTVGYATTPVAKVPAIAIPAVSTVTAAAAPTVTQYSTGLGVSQHGSYTAPSVTQYSSGQGISAGAVSHQEISKPIQTLTYSAPTISKVSAISPVIKPSVTAIQLETQSAKYTSSGAVSHQYVSKPVQTSSYAAVPLTKVAPVTSPTLSQYNSGLGVSKIVNYAAPAVSSITSSNYASYGSSGGISHQPLTYSAPAITKVAAALPVIKPVVTQYTSGSGLSSIHSGSQSVKYEGGGAISHQYVSKPIQPLTYSTPVISKSIQTVSYEAAPVAKIPTVAVPAIAKVGTYAAPAITQYSSGLGVSQHGGAVSHQYVSKPIQPLTYSTPAIGKSIQTVSYEAAPVAKIPTVAVPAIAKVGTYAAPAITQYSSGLGVSQHGGAVSHQYVSKPIQPLTYSTPAIGKSIQTVSYEAAPVAKIPTVAVPAIAKVGTYAAPAITQYSSGLGVSQHGGAVSHQYVSKPIQPLTYSTPAIGKSIQTVSYEAAPVAKIPTVAVPAIAKVGTYAAPAITQYSSGLGVSQHGGAVSHQYVSKPIQPLTYSTPAVGKIAAVSPVLTPVVTQYPSGSSSIHAGAQSVKYGSSGAISHQYVSKPLQTVSYAASPLVKTPAVAIPAVTRVEAYPAPTVTKYSSGLGISQHSSGAISHQYISKPLQPVTYSAPAITKVAAPVVAPIVTSGLTQYSSGSDLTATHLGSQSVKYASSGAVSHQYVSKPLQTVSYATAPAVSALNYANPSIKSVNLGAQSVKYAGGGAISHQLVSKPSQPLLFATQAATLTTSAKDYLAPTLDITKSSSYPLPGVISIHSSTGSAKYGSSGSVSHQYISKQPAIAVSKINPYSVPAITPVISTPALAKVATYASPALSAIHSSTGLAKLSSSGAISQQYSGISTKAGIGGYAVQSSLSSLGLGKDLTNAALLHQQKIPIVANLAQPVYGKSGLSYSASTPLTSTGYSTIPSAHGGPYYGAIALGHTGLSPILKLGETGPSSLHGVGGSLSLSPLKYSTVQGSLPILKDQRELLSGYAHGVGGIGPLGAGLYRYAPSISPLLAHSTSPATYLKTQPALKIQPAVIKTIPEKHYEHYSDHARYAFEYGVNDPYTGDIKHQKEERDGDVVKGEYSLVEPDGNVRTVKYYADWETGFHAEVINSRDSGKLVTKRSSIKS